The following proteins are co-located in the Triticum aestivum cultivar Chinese Spring chromosome 1A, IWGSC CS RefSeq v2.1, whole genome shotgun sequence genome:
- the LOC123068496 gene encoding uncharacterized protein, which yields MAFKIILSIVHKDGEILNPIVIQFVVALTTALMVTRFVLDALRHRSTGKAMRMTLIVMDAVTQALTIYSLGIMQRPSDKDYYYKVWAVLLVTLRYSVKIGRPAGIALKQTPLVDLMSSFWSANILRSKAPRILKVTGWLLWSVNSLRIIYGFISSEFANDSHREDLRLLTEYMRHEHEAGGGGDGDPVTMKGYRYLVRGEAKKRKMKKNETGGQARDTGMVEETGNIRRLLLALREEHKEILTLEKIWEEPADPADALDEELKDLCLSFALYKLLRRRFFNFGIHEAKLKRTRRLVLDGILGEPCNSERAFRVSEAELSFLNDFFNSRHAIVFAKGFPFIRLLLSTILIGGIGGMAVAIYSFSKVGTRDELGNVHGGVTFTWFLLSFLFVKETWEITTYVFSDWTKIILLCQYVQKPWWLRSPMTKDLVRKLCRLSVPWLPRWHGKVGQCNILFPSCFVFPTNLFFPERCSRYFVHLSQEVKHTVINCLRDCLAEDPPRLDNYLERAFGKVGVTDGFRANFTEVVNGVKDSVHILLIWHIATCYCEIDLAENRKVSASMYWSGQDFGRRKPSEGDSDLLWSQYMIARTLSQYCAYVLTLVPPLVPGNSLMARSVLIKVREEKSRLFNGKFNSCAPCYQSTQMLGRLKKYASEEIELYKKKVDGGKQDEENQDGKKEENLDDTILKKGADLGKKMAEAFSGDKPEDLWRFLSEFWAGFVIHLAASTRASQHKIFLSSGGEFITHLWALLTHAGILGDAQHGDQDFDTALTQEDVYDQTVQS from the coding sequence ATGGCGTTCAAAATCATCCTAAGTATCGTACACAAGGATGGCGAAATACTCAACCCTATAGTTATTCAATTCGTCGTCGCCCTCACTACAGCGCTCATGGTGACCCGATTTGTGCTGGATGCTTTGCGGCATCGGTCAACAGGCAAGGCCATGAGAATGACTCTGATCGTTATGGACGCAGTAACCCAAGCATTGACCATATACAGTCTTGGGATCATGCAACGCCCCTCCGATAAGGACTACTACTACAAGGTGTGGGCTGTGCTGTTGGTCACCCTCCGTTACAGCGTCAAGATAGGCCGCCCGGCCGGCATCGCCCTGAAGCAAACCCCGTTGGTAGACCTCATGTCCTCCTTCTGGTCTGCCAACATCCTTCGCTCCAAGGCACCCAGGATTCTCAAGGTAACTGGTTGGCTGCTTTGGTCAGTCAACTCTTTACGCATCATCTATGGTTTTATCTCCTCTGAATTTGCCAACGATAGCCACAGAGAGGATTTGAGACTATTAACAGAGTACATGCGTCATGAGCACGAAGCTGGTGGTGGGGGTGATGGTGACCCTGTCACAATGAAGGGGTACCGGTACTTGGTGCGGGGCGAAGCCAAGAAACGGAAGATGAAGAAGAACGAAACCGGCGGACAAGCAAGAGATACTGGTATGGTGGAGGAAACTGGGAATATCAGGAGGCTCTTGCTGGCGTTGAGAGAGGAGCACAAGGAGATCCTGACGCTTGAGAAGATCTGGGAGGAGCCGGCCGATCCGGCTGACGCCCTTGACGAGGAGCTCAAGGACCTTTGCCTCTCCTTTGCACTCTACAAGCTTCTTCGCAGGCGCTTCTTCAACTTCGGCATCCATGAGGCCAAGCTGAAAAGGACAAGACGGCTGGTTCTTGATGGGATCCTCGGTGAGCCCTGCAACTCCGAAAGGGCGTTCCGTGTCAGCGAGGCCGAGTTGTCTTTCCTCAATGACTTCTTCAACAGCAGGCATGCCATAGTATTTGCGAAAGGCTTCCCATTCATCCGGCTCCTGCTATCCACCATTCTGATAGGAGGGATTGGAGGCATGGCGGTTGCTATCTATAGCTTTTCCAAGGTTGGCACAAGAGACGAGCTCGGCAATGTTCATGGTGGAGTAACTTTTACATGGTTTCTCCTGTCGTTTCTTTTTGTAAAAGAGACATGGGAGATCACAACTTACGTGTTCTCAGACTGGACCAAGATAATTTTGTTGTGCCAGTACGTGCAGAAGCCATGGTGGCTGCGAAGCCCGATGACCAAGGATCTTGTGCGGAAGCTCTGTAGGCTCTCTGTGCCCTGGTTGCCAAGATGGCATGGAAAGGTTGGCCAATGCAACATTCTCTTCCCCTCCTGTTTTGTCTTCCCCACCAATTTGTTCTTTCCAGAACGATGTTCCAGGTACTTTGTACATCTGTCCCAGGAAGTGAAGCATACTGTGATCAACTGTCTCAGAGACTGCTTAGCCGAGGATCCCCCGCGGTTGGACAACTACCTTGAGCGAGCATTTGGCAAAGTCGGGGTAACCGACGGTTTTCGCGCAAATTTCACCGAAGTGGTAAATGGCGTGAAGGATTCTGTGCACATTCTGCTGATTTGGCACATTGCTACATGCTACTGCGAGATTGATCTCGCTGAAAACAGAAAGGTCTCAGCCAGTATGTATTGGAGTGGGCAAGACTTTGGCCGGCGCAAACCTTCGGAAGGTGATTCAGATCTTCTGTGGTCTCAGTACATGATTGCTAGGACATTGTCGCAGTACTGTGCGTATGTGCTCACACTGGTTCCTCCTCTGGTGCCTGGGAACAGCCTAATGGCCAGGTCGGTGCTGATAAAGGTGCGTGAAGAAAAAAGTCGCCTTTTCAACGGAAAATTTAACTCATGTGCTCCTTGTTATCAGTCCACCCAAATGCTTGGACGGCTCAAGAAATATGCATCAGAGGAGATAGAATTGTATAAGAAAAAAGTGGACGGGGGAAAACAGGACGAGGAAAACCAGGATGGGAAAAAAGAGGAAAATCTAGACGACACCATATTGAAGAAGGGGGCAGATCTTGGCAAGAAGATGGCAGAAGCGTTCAGCGGTGACAAGCCGGAAGATCTGTGGAGGTTCTTGTCAGAGTTCTGGGCAGGATTTGTTATCCACCTGGCTGCATCTACAAGGGCTTCTCAGCACAAGATATTTCTGAGCTCTGGCGGGGAGTTCATAACACATCTCTGGGCGTTGCTAACCCATGCCGGCATCCTAGGGGACGCCCAGCACGGCGACCAAGATTTCGATACAGCACTAACGCAAGAAGACGTTTACGATCAGACTGTGCAGTCTTAG
- the LOC123181602 gene encoding uncharacterized protein, giving the protein MGSDRIGTRRRLRGTRSGRRAWMRSLPRPRPLFLEADAALSGRNPSVSSGVTWTPTSFMFGRWRATGGIDSPRGLRLLEEMQQLKDAQVLDEMPLSQSAISGYIGW; this is encoded by the exons ATGGGATCTGACAGGATCGGGACGAGGAGGCGGCTGCGAGGTACACGCTCTGGACGCCGCGCGTGGATGCGCtcattgccgaggccgaggccgctCTTTCTGGAGGCCGACGCCGCTCTTTCTGGAAGAAATCCATCGGTGTCAAGCGGGGTGACGTGGACACCTACGTCCTTCATGTTTGGGCGCTGGAGGGCGACGGGAGGCATCGATTCGCCTAGGGGACTGCGGCTGCTAGAAGAGATGCAGCAATTGAAAGATGCACAG GTACTTGATGAGATGCCACTAAGTCAATCTGCTATCTCAGGTTATATTGGATGGTAA